A genomic region of Acipenser ruthenus chromosome 9, fAciRut3.2 maternal haplotype, whole genome shotgun sequence contains the following coding sequences:
- the trim13 gene encoding tripartite motif-containing 13 isoform X2: MNMELLEEDLTCPVCCCLFEDPRVLPCSHSFCKKCLEGILEGNSNRSWRPPFKCPTCRKETTTTGINSLQINYSLRGIVEKYNKIKLTPKMSICRTHSGQPLNIFCSSDLKLICGFCATMGDHKGHTFCAMEHAYQQEKAAFEELFLGFEKWRNADVVSCLNTLEDSKRKALQLVSKDGENVTEYFDKLIHTLEQKKNEILSDFETLKLVVLQTYDPEIKKLSMVLEEQKRALRIAESFKDVSDPLMFLQQMQEFREKLRIIREISLPSRPCMDVSPIIQNFDTKKWDSVKLKDVDKILTPHENCTSPFTKPKYSRVLVGVTVSLCLLTLALYIQDSLSLSFLLNQMSAVGSSCLPASMQSSDYAVACWGEVVSVCLFLYDICQKHTLLLLNYTAEFVCSYKLL; the protein is encoded by the exons ATG aATATGGAACTCCTAGAAGAAGACCTTACTTGTCCTGTTTGCTGCTGTTTATTTGAGGACCCACGGGTTCTACCTTGTTCTCACAGTTTTTGCAAGAAATGTCTGGAAGGTATTCTTGAAGGAAACAGCAACAGGAGCTGGAGACCACCGTTTAAATGCCCCACCTGTCGTAAAGAAACAACGACTACAGGAATAAACAGCTTACAAATCAATTACTCGTTGAGGGGCATTGTGGAAAAGTACAACAAAATCAAACTCACACCAAAAATGTCAATTTGTAGAACACACAGCGGACAGCCACTGAATATATTCTGTTCCTCCGATCTCAAACTAATTTGTGGGTTTTGCGCTACAATGGGGGATCACAAGGGACATACGTTTTGTGCGATGGAACACGCATACCAGCAAGAGAAGGCGGCTTTCGAGGAACTTTTTCTGGGATTTGAAAAGTGGCGCAACGCGGATGTGGTGTCTTGCTTGAATACATTGGAGGACAGCAAGAGAAAGGCACTGCAACTGGTATCCAAGGATGGGGAAAATGTAACAGAATATTTCGATAAATTAATCCACACGCTGGAGCAAAAGAAGAACGAAATACTGTCCGATTTTGAAACCCTGAAGCTAGTGGTACTGCAGACGTACGATCCCGAAATAAAGAAACTGAGCATGGTCCTTGAAGAGCAGAAAAGGGCGCTGAGAATCGCAGAGTCTTTCAAGGACGTGTCTGATCCGCTCATGTTTCTGCAGCAGATGCAAGAATTTCGGGAGAAATTGAGAATCATTCGAGAGATTTCCCTGCCTTCTCGCCCATGTATGGATGTCAGTCCTATAATTCAAAACTTTGATACAAAGAAGTGGGACTCTGTAAAACTAAAGGATGTCGATAAGATTCTCACCCCCCACGAAAACTGCACATCTCCCTTTACAAAACCCAAGTACTCACGGGTTCTCGTGGGGGTTACAGTTTCCCTGTGCCTCTTAACATTAGCATTGTATATTCAGGATTCACTGAGTCTCTCATTTCTGTTAAACCAAATGTCAGCGGTTGGCAGTTCATGTTTACCTGCTTCAATGCAATCCTCAGACTATGCTGTGGCATGCTGGGGCGAGGTTGTAagcgtttgtttgtttctctATGACATCTGTCAGAAACATACACTACTTCTGCTGAATTATACTGCAGAATTTGTTTGCAGTTACAAGTTATTATAG
- the trim13 gene encoding tripartite motif-containing 13 isoform X1, with translation MFIRPEREKSAQQQAPSLRSIVRYKQLNMELLEEDLTCPVCCCLFEDPRVLPCSHSFCKKCLEGILEGNSNRSWRPPFKCPTCRKETTTTGINSLQINYSLRGIVEKYNKIKLTPKMSICRTHSGQPLNIFCSSDLKLICGFCATMGDHKGHTFCAMEHAYQQEKAAFEELFLGFEKWRNADVVSCLNTLEDSKRKALQLVSKDGENVTEYFDKLIHTLEQKKNEILSDFETLKLVVLQTYDPEIKKLSMVLEEQKRALRIAESFKDVSDPLMFLQQMQEFREKLRIIREISLPSRPCMDVSPIIQNFDTKKWDSVKLKDVDKILTPHENCTSPFTKPKYSRVLVGVTVSLCLLTLALYIQDSLSLSFLLNQMSAVGSSCLPASMQSSDYAVACWGEVVSVCLFLYDICQKHTLLLLNYTAEFVCSYKLL, from the exons ATGTTCATTCGCCCAGAGAGGGAGAAATCTGCACAGCAACAAGCGCCATCATTGCGCTCCATTGTGCGTTACAAGCAGCTG aATATGGAACTCCTAGAAGAAGACCTTACTTGTCCTGTTTGCTGCTGTTTATTTGAGGACCCACGGGTTCTACCTTGTTCTCACAGTTTTTGCAAGAAATGTCTGGAAGGTATTCTTGAAGGAAACAGCAACAGGAGCTGGAGACCACCGTTTAAATGCCCCACCTGTCGTAAAGAAACAACGACTACAGGAATAAACAGCTTACAAATCAATTACTCGTTGAGGGGCATTGTGGAAAAGTACAACAAAATCAAACTCACACCAAAAATGTCAATTTGTAGAACACACAGCGGACAGCCACTGAATATATTCTGTTCCTCCGATCTCAAACTAATTTGTGGGTTTTGCGCTACAATGGGGGATCACAAGGGACATACGTTTTGTGCGATGGAACACGCATACCAGCAAGAGAAGGCGGCTTTCGAGGAACTTTTTCTGGGATTTGAAAAGTGGCGCAACGCGGATGTGGTGTCTTGCTTGAATACATTGGAGGACAGCAAGAGAAAGGCACTGCAACTGGTATCCAAGGATGGGGAAAATGTAACAGAATATTTCGATAAATTAATCCACACGCTGGAGCAAAAGAAGAACGAAATACTGTCCGATTTTGAAACCCTGAAGCTAGTGGTACTGCAGACGTACGATCCCGAAATAAAGAAACTGAGCATGGTCCTTGAAGAGCAGAAAAGGGCGCTGAGAATCGCAGAGTCTTTCAAGGACGTGTCTGATCCGCTCATGTTTCTGCAGCAGATGCAAGAATTTCGGGAGAAATTGAGAATCATTCGAGAGATTTCCCTGCCTTCTCGCCCATGTATGGATGTCAGTCCTATAATTCAAAACTTTGATACAAAGAAGTGGGACTCTGTAAAACTAAAGGATGTCGATAAGATTCTCACCCCCCACGAAAACTGCACATCTCCCTTTACAAAACCCAAGTACTCACGGGTTCTCGTGGGGGTTACAGTTTCCCTGTGCCTCTTAACATTAGCATTGTATATTCAGGATTCACTGAGTCTCTCATTTCTGTTAAACCAAATGTCAGCGGTTGGCAGTTCATGTTTACCTGCTTCAATGCAATCCTCAGACTATGCTGTGGCATGCTGGGGCGAGGTTGTAagcgtttgtttgtttctctATGACATCTGTCAGAAACATACACTACTTCTGCTGAATTATACTGCAGAATTTGTTTGCAGTTACAAGTTATTATAG
- the LOC117405664 gene encoding SPRY domain-containing protein 7-like isoform X1, which yields MLSESQRSCSSFSPVLAISLRKSDYYFRTDWKFWAGRAIMSSVLGCCLRWCGDGGSGHVPLKEMPTVQLDTHHMGTDVVIVKSGRRICGTGGCLANAPLHQNKSYFEFKIQSSGVWGIGVATQKVNLNQIPFGRDVHSLVLRHDGSVCHNNEEKNRLPANSIPQEGDIVGITYDHVELNMFLNGKNMHCPASGIRGTVFPVVYVDDSAILDCQFSEFYYTPPQGFEKILFEQQIF from the exons ATGCTCTCTGAGTCTCAGCGATCCTGTTCCTCTTTCTCCCCAGTCCTCGCGATCTCTTTGAGAAAGTCTGATTATTATTTCCGGACAGACTGGAAATTCTGGGCAGGCAGAGCGATCATGTCCTCGGTACTCGGCTGTTGTTTGAGATGGTGCGGAGACGGAGGATCAGGGCATGTTCCTCTGAAAGAAATGCCCACAGTCCAGCTAGACACACACCACATGG GAACAGATGTTGTTATTGTCAAAAGTGGCAGAAGAATATGTGGCACGGGTGGCTGCTTAGCAAATGCTCCTTTACATCAGAATAAGAGCTATTTTGAATTCAAAATCCAGTCCTCAG GCGTGTGGGGGATTGGAGTCGCTACGCAGAAGGTTAACCTGAACCAGATCCCTTTTGGACGGGATGTTCACAGCTTAGTCCTGAGACACGATGGATCTGTCTGTCACAACAACGAGGAGAAAAACAGGCTCCCTGCAAACAGCATCCCTCAGGAAGGAGATATAGTG GGTATCACATATGACCACGTAGAACTCAATATGTTTTTGAATGGAAAGAATATGCATTGTCCAGCATCAGGAATCAGAGGAACAGTGTTCCCTGTCGTATATG TGGATGACAGTGCAATTTTGGATTGCCAGTTCAGTGAATTTTACTACACACCTCCTCAAGGATTTGAGAAGATTTTATTTGAACAGCAAATCTTCTAA
- the LOC117405664 gene encoding SPRY domain-containing protein 7-like isoform X2: protein MSSVLGCCLRWCGDGGSGHVPLKEMPTVQLDTHHMGTDVVIVKSGRRICGTGGCLANAPLHQNKSYFEFKIQSSGVWGIGVATQKVNLNQIPFGRDVHSLVLRHDGSVCHNNEEKNRLPANSIPQEGDIVGITYDHVELNMFLNGKNMHCPASGIRGTVFPVVYVDDSAILDCQFSEFYYTPPQGFEKILFEQQIF, encoded by the exons ATGTCCTCGGTACTCGGCTGTTGTTTGAGATGGTGCGGAGACGGAGGATCAGGGCATGTTCCTCTGAAAGAAATGCCCACAGTCCAGCTAGACACACACCACATGG GAACAGATGTTGTTATTGTCAAAAGTGGCAGAAGAATATGTGGCACGGGTGGCTGCTTAGCAAATGCTCCTTTACATCAGAATAAGAGCTATTTTGAATTCAAAATCCAGTCCTCAG GCGTGTGGGGGATTGGAGTCGCTACGCAGAAGGTTAACCTGAACCAGATCCCTTTTGGACGGGATGTTCACAGCTTAGTCCTGAGACACGATGGATCTGTCTGTCACAACAACGAGGAGAAAAACAGGCTCCCTGCAAACAGCATCCCTCAGGAAGGAGATATAGTG GGTATCACATATGACCACGTAGAACTCAATATGTTTTTGAATGGAAAGAATATGCATTGTCCAGCATCAGGAATCAGAGGAACAGTGTTCCCTGTCGTATATG TGGATGACAGTGCAATTTTGGATTGCCAGTTCAGTGAATTTTACTACACACCTCCTCAAGGATTTGAGAAGATTTTATTTGAACAGCAAATCTTCTAA